In a genomic window of Flexibacter flexilis DSM 6793:
- a CDS encoding DCC1-like thiol-disulfide oxidoreductase family protein, translating into MKKLYNIVSKLYDTEVPAQGLALFRILYGIVFLMEVLQLNYFQHLIFDPIPYIAESEISFKFALIFWLITIICFILGLFTRISSIINYVLTFTIIAGLDKFEYHLDYAMTGINFLLMFVPTGRAFSLDNLLAKLKYSIPQKIYEPKTTTSMLSYYSLVGLGIAMVYFDSMFYKLASPMWLKGLGFWWPTSLPFATYLDLSILLNSKIISYGFGFVTLVFEGVFLFYVWNKKYRNILVLTGIGLHLGILHAYPIPWFALAAAGLYVLLLPYEWWTILHNKLRSKTPTLTIFYNSDSLVDVRCMLIIKHLDFFGKIAYLPLSEAKATLKEVPEEALIADVHSINSSGKVFVGLATYIEAWSRIWFLWPFSILMRLPLFNTLAKNCYQSIASNKFEFVPATNMGITPISYDSVSILKDFTVKDFKVRIIAFFTIYCIVSQGYIIMYKGLLVTNILEAIHVNGIVRGALSKFHGFAVFNQKVFGITSHPVFMDKVHFNGYNHIVAIVYKDKNGQETWLPLNNEKGQVGPYITGREWVEWSFRSNSKNVSQEKLKDGLIRYSAFWASKHHVSLAEKQTFVVKVKKIDSPTGWEDDFLHRQMAKPWMDVGQVIWENKEVQVSIPEIEKL; encoded by the coding sequence ATGAAAAAACTTTACAACATTGTATCAAAGCTCTATGATACAGAAGTTCCCGCACAAGGCCTAGCCTTATTCCGAATTTTGTATGGTATTGTATTTTTAATGGAAGTACTCCAATTAAATTACTTTCAACACCTTATTTTTGACCCTATTCCTTATATAGCAGAATCTGAAATTTCATTCAAATTTGCTCTTATCTTTTGGCTAATTACAATTATTTGTTTCATTTTAGGCCTATTTACACGTATATCAAGCATTATTAATTATGTATTAACTTTTACAATCATTGCAGGGCTTGATAAGTTTGAATATCATTTGGACTATGCAATGACAGGCATAAATTTCTTACTCATGTTTGTGCCTACGGGTCGTGCTTTTTCACTTGATAATCTTTTAGCTAAATTAAAATATTCTATTCCTCAGAAAATATACGAACCCAAAACTACCACAAGTATGCTTAGCTACTATTCGTTAGTTGGTTTGGGTATTGCGATGGTATATTTTGATTCGATGTTTTACAAATTAGCCTCTCCTATGTGGTTGAAGGGCTTAGGTTTTTGGTGGCCAACTTCATTGCCATTTGCTACATATTTAGATTTGTCTATTTTATTGAATAGTAAAATTATAAGTTATGGTTTTGGTTTTGTAACATTGGTATTTGAAGGTGTATTTTTATTTTATGTATGGAATAAAAAATACAGAAATATCCTTGTTTTAACAGGCATTGGCTTGCATTTAGGTATTTTGCATGCTTATCCAATTCCTTGGTTTGCCTTAGCTGCGGCAGGCCTGTACGTGTTGTTATTGCCTTATGAATGGTGGACTATTTTGCATAATAAATTGCGTAGCAAAACACCGACACTTACGATTTTTTATAATTCTGATAGTTTAGTAGATGTACGTTGTATGCTTATTATTAAGCACTTAGATTTTTTCGGAAAAATAGCTTACCTTCCTCTTTCGGAGGCAAAAGCCACACTGAAAGAAGTGCCTGAAGAGGCTTTAATAGCGGACGTTCACAGTATTAATTCCAGCGGTAAAGTATTTGTAGGATTAGCCACATATATAGAAGCGTGGTCGCGTATATGGTTCTTATGGCCATTTTCGATTTTGATGCGCTTGCCTTTATTCAATACATTGGCTAAAAATTGTTACCAGTCTATTGCTTCTAATAAATTTGAGTTTGTACCCGCCACTAATATGGGAATTACCCCTATTAGCTATGATAGTGTGAGTATTTTAAAGGATTTTACGGTAAAAGATTTTAAGGTACGTATTATCGCCTTTTTTACGATTTACTGTATTGTTTCTCAAGGATACATTATTATGTACAAAGGATTGCTGGTTACAAATATACTAGAAGCCATTCATGTAAACGGAATAGTGCGGGGAGCTTTAAGTAAGTTTCATGGATTTGCTGTATTTAATCAAAAAGTATTTGGCATTACATCACATCCTGTATTTATGGATAAAGTCCACTTTAATGGTTATAATCATATTGTTGCTATTGTTTACAAAGATAAAAATGGACAAGAAACATGGTTGCCACTTAATAATGAAAAAGGACAAGTAGGACCATATATTACTGGACGTGAGTGGGTTGAATGGTCATTCCGCTCAAATAGTAAAAATGTTTCTCAAGAGAAATTAAAAGACGGTCTCATTCGATATTCCGCATTTTGGGCATCTAAGCATCATGTATCTCTTGCCGAAAAGCAAACTTTTGTTGTTAAAGTAAAGAAAATTGATAGTCCTACTGGTTGGGAAGATGATTTCTTGCACAGACAAATGGCTAAACCTTGGATGGATGTAGGGCAAGTTATTTGGGAAAATAAAGAAGTTCAAGTCTCTATCCCTGAAATTGAAAAATTATAA
- a CDS encoding T9SS type B sorting domain-containing protein, with protein sequence MTTDNNGTLWVATNGAGIAKLVNGEFVYYNTSNSNLTGNYTYSIVRDSTGHLWCSAITVPNYSGVITSGANGLFRIENDIFVAKPISGRNTSQIRSITCDLKGKVWVALSDDRGIAAYDNQTSTWDVKTITSFSDSRRAYYISVDKKNRKWISTQFSGYTQYNDTAFTTMPLVNASERFFTNPTVDDTVWNASFMGSFNRYNPNRNQYPDKTAASLGITDVTSLSVVAFDRYGGKWYSTNNGVVYQGCDTTIQFDLGTNSTTNIYIDKQNTKWIAPYSVGLSNLVKLIDVKADFTFNTITCAGTAVAFSNVSSELCRMPLTYKWNFGDGTATTTQTSPSHIFSQAGTYDIQLIATNPRGIADTLFQSITVTSCNNIVPSFAIPDTVCMRTPITFQNTTTGSHIASYLWKVPHWPTNSASFTTLDTLTSTEPNPTFSININNQNSPYVNVPVTLIVTDSSGNKFKLTQNVVVAAPVQVRLVGVKFTPPISMQVVPFSDTTVCANSGLNIGATYVPFNSIFYTAITSIRLYRNDTLIHAGLITESLEPYLKKSGTYYAVTSNTLTPCADTSQKITIKYNPVPKLNILGDTVVCAGSTAELYNMWQDSTSYQWYKNGILLPAATDTTLSITQAGTYSIKAVNQCGCVDSVKQVVTADSVSNFALSVTSLSPCLNDSTKLAAPTGFASYLWSNGSTNSSITVTDTSTYSLTVTNVNGCTRQVSGKALFQPMPTVTVVNTGNSHLCAGDSTTLIASGGFGQFVWNNGATTQFIKVKTAGDYFYKVKINNCWAYSDTVHITGSLLPTIYLNFAGDTILCNGQSVTIAPRDTLQGGEYLWNRGDTTIAITVNQTGIYYVNYRDTLGCSARSNTVGVLTNGVAVVDILLIGKNVLCEGDTVSLLANQSGQYQWNTGQMTQLLQTAQAGYYFVKVLLSNGCTIDSDTVFIKEATPPKITLVADSVFCSITGAVLEAQPQWPVLYYEWFDKDGQLLAQSVKPTFKVEKTGVYSVKAWDGCRWAASDPVRIEAMDCALSVPNVITPNGDGDNDQFKIKELDLYAPLHLRVHNRWGKLMYENKDYRNDWTGDDLPAGTYFIHINSPRLVTYKGWLEILR encoded by the coding sequence ATGACAACCGATAACAATGGTACGCTGTGGGTAGCCACCAACGGAGCAGGTATTGCCAAGTTGGTCAATGGCGAATTTGTTTATTATAACACCTCTAATTCCAACCTGACGGGCAATTATACTTATTCGATTGTTCGTGATTCTACAGGCCATCTTTGGTGTTCGGCAATTACTGTTCCCAATTACTCAGGTGTTATAACGAGTGGCGCAAATGGGCTTTTCAGAATAGAAAATGACATATTTGTGGCCAAACCTATTTCGGGTCGCAATACCAGTCAGATACGAAGTATTACTTGCGACCTAAAGGGTAAAGTTTGGGTTGCCTTATCGGATGATAGAGGTATTGCCGCCTATGATAACCAAACAAGCACTTGGGATGTAAAAACTATAACATCTTTCTCAGACAGTCGCCGTGCATATTATATTAGCGTGGATAAAAAAAATAGAAAATGGATTTCGACTCAGTTTAGCGGCTACACTCAATACAATGATACAGCATTTACAACTATGCCATTAGTGAATGCTAGCGAACGTTTTTTTACTAATCCTACCGTAGATGATACGGTTTGGAATGCCTCATTTATGGGTTCATTCAATCGCTATAATCCTAACCGAAATCAATATCCAGATAAAACAGCCGCCAGTCTTGGGATTACAGACGTAACATCATTGTCCGTTGTTGCTTTTGACCGTTATGGCGGAAAATGGTATTCTACCAACAACGGCGTTGTATATCAAGGTTGTGATACTACAATTCAGTTTGATTTAGGAACAAACTCTACTACGAATATTTATATTGACAAGCAAAATACCAAATGGATAGCACCTTACAGCGTTGGTTTAAGTAATTTAGTCAAACTCATTGACGTGAAAGCCGACTTTACTTTTAATACCATTACTTGCGCAGGCACCGCCGTTGCATTTAGCAATGTATCTTCGGAGCTATGCCGAATGCCGCTCACTTACAAATGGAACTTTGGCGACGGAACGGCTACCACCACACAAACCAGCCCTTCCCATATTTTTAGTCAAGCAGGAACTTATGACATTCAGCTTATCGCCACCAATCCAAGAGGAATAGCCGATACACTTTTTCAAAGCATTACGGTTACTTCTTGTAACAATATTGTTCCTTCGTTTGCAATTCCTGATACAGTTTGTATGCGCACGCCGATTACTTTCCAAAACACCACCACAGGCAGCCATATCGCCTCTTACTTATGGAAAGTACCGCATTGGCCAACCAATAGTGCCAGTTTTACGACCTTAGACACATTGACTTCTACAGAACCTAACCCTACATTTTCTATTAATATAAACAATCAAAATTCGCCGTACGTAAACGTCCCCGTTACGCTGATTGTAACCGATTCTTCAGGCAACAAATTTAAACTAACCCAAAATGTAGTGGTAGCAGCACCCGTACAAGTCCGATTAGTCGGGGTTAAATTTACACCACCAATAAGTATGCAAGTTGTCCCTTTTTCTGACACTACGGTATGTGCCAACAGTGGTTTGAATATTGGCGCAACTTATGTGCCTTTTAATTCAATTTTTTATACAGCCATTACAAGTATAAGGCTTTATAGAAATGACACACTCATCCATGCTGGCCTAATCACCGAATCGCTTGAACCTTATTTAAAAAAATCAGGGACTTATTATGCCGTTACCTCGAATACTTTAACGCCCTGCGCCGATACATCGCAAAAAATAACTATCAAATACAATCCTGTGCCAAAGCTAAACATACTTGGCGACACGGTCGTTTGTGCGGGTAGTACAGCAGAGTTGTATAATATGTGGCAAGACAGCACCAGTTATCAATGGTACAAAAATGGTATCTTGTTACCTGCTGCCACCGACACAACGCTTAGCATTACACAAGCAGGAACGTATTCGATTAAAGCCGTAAATCAGTGCGGTTGTGTGGATTCGGTCAAGCAAGTCGTAACAGCGGATAGCGTGAGTAATTTTGCGCTAAGTGTTACGTCGCTGTCTCCATGCCTCAACGATAGTACAAAATTGGCTGCGCCTACGGGTTTTGCCTCGTACCTGTGGAGCAATGGCAGCACAAACAGCAGCATAACTGTTACAGATACAAGTACTTATTCACTAACCGTTACGAATGTAAATGGCTGTACGCGTCAAGTGAGCGGAAAAGCTCTTTTTCAGCCTATGCCAACGGTAACGGTAGTCAATACGGGTAATAGTCATTTGTGCGCAGGTGATAGCACTACGCTAATTGCGTCTGGTGGTTTTGGCCAATTTGTTTGGAATAATGGCGCGACTACGCAATTTATTAAAGTAAAAACCGCAGGCGATTATTTCTATAAAGTAAAAATTAACAATTGTTGGGCGTATTCGGACACGGTACACATTACGGGTTCTTTGTTGCCTACCATTTACCTCAATTTTGCAGGCGATACTATTTTGTGTAACGGCCAAAGTGTTACGATTGCTCCAAGAGACACGCTTCAGGGTGGCGAATATTTATGGAACAGAGGCGATACCACTATCGCTATAACCGTCAATCAAACAGGAATTTACTATGTAAATTATCGCGATACGTTGGGGTGCTCGGCACGTAGTAATACTGTTGGCGTACTGACCAATGGCGTTGCGGTAGTAGATATTTTATTGATTGGGAAAAATGTATTGTGCGAAGGCGATACGGTTTCACTTCTGGCCAACCAATCAGGCCAATATCAATGGAATACAGGACAAATGACGCAGCTATTACAAACCGCTCAAGCGGGATATTATTTTGTAAAAGTATTGCTATCAAATGGCTGTACTATCGACTCAGATACCGTGTTTATCAAAGAAGCCACGCCGCCCAAAATCACATTGGTTGCCGATAGCGTATTTTGTAGCATTACGGGAGCAGTGTTAGAAGCACAACCACAATGGCCAGTGCTGTATTATGAGTGGTTCGACAAAGACGGTCAACTCCTTGCGCAAAGTGTAAAACCTACGTTCAAAGTAGAAAAAACTGGCGTTTATAGTGTGAAAGCGTGGGACGGTTGTCGTTGGGCGGCTTCTGACCCTGTTCGTATAGAAGCCATGGATTGTGCTTTGTCTGTTCCCAACGTCATTACACCGAACGGCGATGGCGACAACGACCAATTCAAAATCAAGGAACTGGACTTGTATGCGCCATTGCATTTGCGTGTGCACAATCGTTGGGGCAAGCTCATGTACGAAAACAAAGACTACCGCAATGACTGGACTGGTGATGATTTGCCCGCAGGAACATATTTTATCCATATCAATAGCCCGCGTTTGGTTACTTACAAAGGTTGGCTGGAGATACTCAGATAG